A region from the Chlorocebus sabaeus isolate Y175 chromosome 27, mChlSab1.0.hap1, whole genome shotgun sequence genome encodes:
- the GRPEL1 gene encoding grpE protein homolog 1, mitochondrial isoform X2, with amino-acid sequence MAAQCVRLARRSLPALALSLRPSPRLLCTATKQKNSGQNLEEDVGQSEQKADPPATEKTLLEEKVKLEEQLKETEKYKRALADTENLRQRSQKLVEEAKLYGIQAFCKDLLEVADVLEKATQCVPKEEIKDDNPHLKNLYEGLVMTEVQIQKVFTKHGLLKLNPVGAKFDPYEHEALFHTPVEGKEPGTVALVSKVGYKLHGRTLRPALVGVVKEA; translated from the exons ATGGCGGCTCAGTGCGTGAGGCTGGCGCGGCGCAGTCTTCCGGCTCTGGCGTTGTCTCTCAG GCCATCTCCCCGGTTGTTGTGCACAGCCACGAAACAAAAGAACAGTGGCCAGAACCTGGAAGAGGACGTGGGTCAGAGTGAACAGAAGGCAGATCCTCCTGCTACAGAGAAGACCCTCCTGGAAGAGAAGGTTAAGTTGGAGGAGCAGCTGAAGGAGACT gaaaaatataaacGAGCTTTGGCAGACACTGAGAACTTGCGGCAGAGGAGCCAGAAATTGGTAGAGGAGGCAAAATTATATG GCATTCAAGCCTTCTGCAAGGACTTGTTGGAGGTGGCAGACGTTCTGGAGAAGGCAACACAGTGTGTTcctaaagaagaaattaaagacgATAACCCTCACCTGAAGAACCTCTATGAGGGGCTGGTCATGACTGAAGTCCAGATCCAGAAGGTGTTCACAAAGCATGGCTTGCTCAAATTGAACCCTGTCGGAGCCAAGTTCGACCCGTATGAACATGAGGCCTTGTTCCACACGCCCGTTGAGGGGaaggagccgggcacagtggccctaGTTAGCAAAGTGGGGTACAAGCTGCATGGGCGCACTCTGAGACCCGCCCTGGTGGGGGTGGTGAAGGAAGCTTAG
- the GRPEL1 gene encoding grpE protein homolog 1, mitochondrial isoform X1, with protein sequence MAAQCVRLARRSLPALALSLRPSPRLLCTATKQKNSGQNLEEDVGQSEQKADPPATEKTLLEEKVKLEEQLKETVEKYKRALADTENLRQRSQKLVEEAKLYGIQAFCKDLLEVADVLEKATQCVPKEEIKDDNPHLKNLYEGLVMTEVQIQKVFTKHGLLKLNPVGAKFDPYEHEALFHTPVEGKEPGTVALVSKVGYKLHGRTLRPALVGVVKEA encoded by the exons ATGGCGGCTCAGTGCGTGAGGCTGGCGCGGCGCAGTCTTCCGGCTCTGGCGTTGTCTCTCAG GCCATCTCCCCGGTTGTTGTGCACAGCCACGAAACAAAAGAACAGTGGCCAGAACCTGGAAGAGGACGTGGGTCAGAGTGAACAGAAGGCAGATCCTCCTGCTACAGAGAAGACCCTCCTGGAAGAGAAGGTTAAGTTGGAGGAGCAGCTGAAGGAGACTGTG gaaaaatataaacGAGCTTTGGCAGACACTGAGAACTTGCGGCAGAGGAGCCAGAAATTGGTAGAGGAGGCAAAATTATATG GCATTCAAGCCTTCTGCAAGGACTTGTTGGAGGTGGCAGACGTTCTGGAGAAGGCAACACAGTGTGTTcctaaagaagaaattaaagacgATAACCCTCACCTGAAGAACCTCTATGAGGGGCTGGTCATGACTGAAGTCCAGATCCAGAAGGTGTTCACAAAGCATGGCTTGCTCAAATTGAACCCTGTCGGAGCCAAGTTCGACCCGTATGAACATGAGGCCTTGTTCCACACGCCCGTTGAGGGGaaggagccgggcacagtggccctaGTTAGCAAAGTGGGGTACAAGCTGCATGGGCGCACTCTGAGACCCGCCCTGGTGGGGGTGGTGAAGGAAGCTTAG